In Candidatus Binatia bacterium, the sequence TCTTCGACCCATGGCATGCGGGCGTGGTCTTGCCCAGCCTGATCATCGTCGGGCTGATGGTGATCCCCTACATCGACATCAATCCCGCCGGCAACGGCTACTACGTCTGGGAGTCCCGGAAATGGGAGCTTCTGACCTTTTTCTTCGGGTTTCACATCCTGTGGGTCTCGCTGATCGTTATCGGGACCTTGTTGCGCGGTCCCGGCTGGAACTGGTTCTGGCCCTGGGAGCGTTGGGACCCTCATCTGGTTGAGGCCCTGACAAGCGTCAACTTCCCGTACCTTCTGGGGATTCGTGACTACTTTTGGTCAGCGATCTTCGGGCTGGTGAGTGTGATCCTGTTTTTCACCGTTGGCACCGCTGCGATGTATGCATGGTGCGTTTGGCTCAAGGGCAAGGAATTCATGGTGCGTTGGGGCATGCCGCGATTCCTGATCACCTCGTTCCTCTTTCTGAACATGATGGGAACTCTGGTGAAGATGCTGATGCGACACCTGTTTAACATTCAGTATGTGATGGAGACTCCCTGGATTAATATCTGAAGCAGCCTCATGCGATTTTATTTGGCAAAAACACTTCAGATGGCAGGAATTTTAATAGTAGGAATCGGCCTGTTTCAGAGCCTGGCAGAAATTGCCGGCCTCAGGTTCGAGTTGGAGATGCTGGTAGCCGGAACTGTGGTGTTCACGGCAGGACGACTGATCGAGAGTCGCGACGGAGACTGAACCCCGGCGCGAGTTGGAAACCATGGCGAGACGAGATCTTAACCTCGAAGATGAAAAGCGCAGTTACGCAGGATTGTGGCTGTTGTGTGCAGCGTTGCTTGTGGTGGGTGCCATCTGGGCCCTCCTCGATGACACGACGCTTCGGCGCCCCTGGAAACAGGTCCAGAACGAGTTCTTTGCTCTGGAGAAGGGCCGGCAAATCAAGGCATTGGAAGCCGAAGAGGCTTCTCTTGGCGGCAATGAGACCTATCAGGAGCTCCAAGCGAACCTGACCAAAGCTCAAGACGCGCTGAAAGAACCTTCGACTGCGGCGGAAATTGCGGCATTGGAGGCAAAGCTTCCCGGCCTCGGACTTGATAACCGCGATGCCGATATCAGGGTCCGGTTTATCAAGAGCGAACTCGAAGTCGCCAAATTCAAATACGATCACGCGATCCAGGAAGGTGGCGACGTCGGGGCCGCCCGTGAGCATCGCGACGAGTTGAGTCGCCAGAAAGAGACTCTCGAAGCCGCTTTCGCCGAATCACAGGCGGATGTCGCGGCGGTTGAGGGCGAAATTGCGAAGTTGCGCGCTCCAGTAACGGCCGCACAGAAAGAGCTGGATACGGTCGCCTCGGAGAGGGACGCGATACAGGTGAAGCTCGACGGCATGAAGTCCGTGATTGGTATCTTGGAGACCGACCGGATTCCGACGATTCATCAAATTGTCCTGCCGGACTTCGATGTGAACAACTTCGAGCAGCCAGTGGGACGTGTGGACCGTTGTGTTACTTGTCATATCGGGATTGACCGGGCAGGTTTCGAGGACGTCGGCCAGCCGCTTGCGACTCATCCGGACCGCTCCCTCTATATCGGAAAGCATCCAAGCAATCAGTTCGCCTGTACGCCTTGCCACGACGGGCAGGGCGTAGCCTTGAACTCGGTAGAACAAGCCCACGGTGACGTAGCGTTTTGGCTGCAGCCCTTATTGCGAGGCCCGCAGCAACAGTCGCGTTGTATCGATTGCCACCGCGAGGTCGTCGACCTCGAAGGTGCGGGGAACATCGCCAAGGGCGAGCAACTCTTCGAGCAACTTGGCTGTCACGGATGCCATCTGGTGGCCGGTTACGAGGAACTCGACAAAGTCGGACCAAGCCTGGCCCGGGTCTCTGCCAAAGTCGACCCCCAATGGTTGGTCGATTGGATCCAGAACCCTCAGGCCTTCCGGCCCCGAACCAAAATGCCGAATTATATGTTCTCGGACGAAGAAGCGACTGCTGTGGCCGCCTACGTCTGGACCTCCAGTCAGGAGGATGGGGCCGAATGGGAAGCCCGCCAAGTGAGCGACACGGGGGTCGACGCATCGAACCCCGAACTGGTCGCCGAAGGCGAACTCGTATTTAACCAGGTTGGTTGTCGAGGTTGTCACGCGGTAGGCGAGGAGCAAGTCTCCCGGAGTCTCGGAGTGGACAAGGACTGGGCGCCCAATCTCTCCCGCGTCGCGATGAAGACCAATGGCGAGTTCCTCTACGCCTGGGTCAAGAACCCCAAGGGGTATAATGCCCACACCCGAATGCCGAGCCTGCGCCTTTCCGATCAGGAAGCCCGGGCCGTATCTTCGTATCTTTTGAGTATCTCTCCCACGATGGAGCCGGACCCTGAAACAGTGACCGTGGCCATGCTCGAAGACCCGGAGCGTGCCGAGCAAGGCAAGGCGCTGATCCGCAAATACGGGTGTGCCGGGTGTCATACGATCAACGGGATGGAAAACGAGTCTCGTATCGGTGTGGAGCTCTCCGCCTTTGCGGCCAAGGGCATCGAAGAGCTCTTCTTCGGAAACGCCAAGGGCATCGACCACAATTGGAATGCCTGGACCTACGGGAAGCTCGAGAACCCTCGCGTCTACGCCACCGAGCACGTGGAAGGAATTATGCCCAACTTCCATCTGAGTCACGAGGACATCATCAATCTTCGTGTGTGGCTCCTGAGCAGAAACGATCGCCAGCCTCCAATGAGCTATCGGCAACCGGGCTACGACGGCCGGTGGGCAAAAGTTCAAAAGGGCAGACGGTTGGTCGACAAATACAACTGTCAGGGTTGTCACGAAATCGACGGCAAGGGCGGCTATATCAACGCTCTCTACGAAGATAACCCGACCGAGGCACCTCCGATTCTCTACAACGAGGGCGGTAAGGTTCAACCCGAGTGGCTTTACGGCTTCTTGCAGAACCCCGCGCTCCAGCCTCTGCGTTTCTGGCTGAAGGTCCGGATGCCCACCTTCCCGCTCTCGGCTGATGATACGACATCGATTGTGGAGTATTTCACAGCGAAATCCGAGCTGGAAAACCCGTATTTCTTCTGGGATCCGAAAGTCGATTCCACCCCCGAGTTGTTGCACAACGGCGACCTGCTGATGTCGGAAGAATATTTCTCCTGCTGGTCGTGTCACGTGATGGGCGACAAGACACCGGGCGGACCCATGGAGTATTGGGCACCAAACCTGGCCTACGCTCACGAGCGCTTGAACCCGGACTGGATTATTCGCTGGATCGAGGACCCGCAGTCCGAAATGCCGGGAACCAAGATGCCGGCATTCTACCCGGGCGGCCCGGAGGATATCTTCGATGGGGATGAGGCCAAGCAGATCGTGGCGATGCGAGATTGGATCATGTCGCTCGATTATATGAGCGGTAATGCGGCAGCGGGTGACGAAATGGTGCAGGAACCATAGGGTCTTCTGCAACTTAACACTCTCGTAACATGGATCGAGTTGACCTTGACCTCGCTTGGACTAGACAGTCTGGTATGGACCAAGAACAACGAGACGAGAAGGCTTCTGCTGATCTCCTGCAACACCTGATCAGGTACCCCGAGGATCTGCTCGATATCCGTCGACTGCAGCGATCCTTCGGGGTGCCGTCACAGAGAGTGGCTCAGGTTTTATGGAAGGTGAGCCCGAGGCATTAATGGCCGTTTCTTCGTTTCCCAAGATCCCGGATCCTTCGCCTGAGGCACCTCATCGGCTTTCCCGAATGAGAGCGGAAGCTGTCGATTTTTACTACGGCGAGACTCAGGCACTCTCCGAGGTCTCCCTCGAGATTCCCGATCGCCATGTGCTGGCTCTGATCGGGCCCTCGGGCTGTGGCAAATCCACCTTCTTGCGCACCCTCAATCGGATGAACGATCTGGTGCCGGGCGCGCGGCTCGAGGGGAAAGTGCTCCTCGATGACAGGGATATCTACGAGCGCTCAGTCGACGTGGTCGACCTCCGGCGGCGCGTAGGAATGGTTTTCCAGAGATCCAATCCATTTCCGAAATCGATTTACGAGAATGTGGCCTACGGTCCGAGGATTCACGGTGTTTCCAACCGCACCGAACTCGATGGCATCGTGGAGGATACGCTACGGAGGGCCGCTCTCTGGGATGAAGTCCAAACACGGCTTCATACTTCGGCACTCTCTCTCTCCGGTGGACAACAACAGCGACTTTGTATCGCCAGAGCCCTGGCAGTACAGCCGGATGTGCTGCTGATGGACGAGCCCGCCTCGGCGTTGGACCCTTTGGCCACAGCAAAAATCGAAGAGTTGGTGCACGAGCTCAAGGCGGATTATACCATCGTGATCGTGACACATAATATGCAGCAGGCAGCTCGGGTTTCGGATACGACGGCCTATTTCTATCTCGGTAAGTTGATCGAAGTTGGGGAAACGTCCGCAATCTTTACCAATCCGGTCAAAAAGGAGACCGAAGACTATATCACGGGTCGTTTTGGCTAGCCTGCGAATAGAATTCGGTCCAGCTACCATAGGAGCATACCTACGGGGCGCGGACGGATGCCAGCAGCGCCGGTTACCAAGCGCGCCGTGAGTTATGGGGGGATAATGGCTCAACATACTGATCAAAGATACGAGGAAGAGCTCGGGACTTTGCGGCAGCATATCCTGGAAATGGGCGGCTTGGTGGAACGGCAGATCGGGGATGCCTCGAACTCTCTGGCGACGGCAGACCGAGTTCTTGCTGAGCGGACCATCGAGCGAGACCATGAAGTGAATCGATACGACGTGGAGATCGATGATGAGTGTCTCCGTCTGCTGGCGCTTCATCAGCCGGCTGCCGGCGATTTGCGTTTCATCACCACGGCTTTGAAAATCACAACGGATCTGGAGCGCATCGGGGATATGGCCGTCAATATCTGCGAGAGGACGATCGATCTCTCGGGCTCCGGCTTTGAACTGCTGGTGGATCTGCCTCGGATGTCCACTCTCGTGCAAAAAGCTCTCCGCGGATCGCTGGATGCTTTTGTCCGCGGCGATCCGGAGTTCGCCCTGCAGGTATGTCAGGAGGACGACGAAATCGACGACCTGCATGCCGCCATGTTTCGTGAGGTCCTCGACAAGATCCGCGACGACAGCAACTTGGTAGTGCCCGGGCTGGCCCAACTTTTCGTTTCGAAATACCTCGAAAGGATCGCCGACCACGCGACCAATATAGCCGAGATGGTTATTTTCATGGTCAAGGGGAAAAGTATCCGACACATCGCACTTCCTGACTCGATTTGAATAACGCTGACGTCATGAATCCGGCACCGGTCCTGATCATCGAAGACGAACCCGATATTCGAGAGCTTCTGACGATTACTCTCGAGGAGGAGAAATTCGAAGTCCTTGCGGCCGGAACGGGCGAGCAGGGATTGAAGATGGCTCGATCGGGGCGCCCTTCCTTGGTAATCCTCGACCTCATGTTGCCCAACGTCTCCGGACTCGATATCTGCCGCCAACTTCGATCCGAGCCAGACTTTTCCAATATTCCGATCTTGATGTTGACCGCGAAGGGCACGGAAACGGACAAGGTTGTTGGTCTGGAACTCGGTGCCGATGACTATGTAACGAAGCCCTTCAGCCCGCGTGAGCTTGTGGCGCGCGTGAAGGCACTTCTCCGACGCTCGCAGTCAGGCTCCGCATCTTCGAAGTCCCCGGCGCTCTATGAGAAATGCGGCATCAAGATCGACTTCGACACCTACGATGTCCGGATTCGAGGGCAGCGTGTCGAGCTTTCGTTACGCGAGTTCGAGCTCCTGGGCTTTTTGGTCACCCACCCCAATCGTGCCTACAATCGGGCCCAGTTGCTTGATCTGGTTTGGGGCTCCGAAACCTATGTCGAGCCCAGGACTGTGGATGTGCATATTCGACGATTGCGGCGGCACGTTGAGGAGAATGATTCGTCCCCGAGTCGCATTCTGACCGTTCGTGGCGTCGGATATCTATTTGATGATCGCGCCGATTCGGCGGCCGGCTAGGTCCGGAGATCGGAAAAAATTTGCTCCTTCGACTCGCCATAGGGTTTCTGCTCGGAATCATCGGAGGGACTGTCTGGCCCGGGCCCGCGGAGCAAAAGATTATCCTTGCGCTCCTCGTGGGCCTGGCGTGCCAAATACCTTCCGGTCGACGACAGCGAGAAAAGCTGTCCGCGCTTCAGAATTGGGCGGAGGCTGCTCGTGTTGGCAATTTCAAATCGCCACCGCTCTCGGCCGCGACACCCGATGCGATCGATCGATTGGGGCGAACCCTCGACACGGTGCTGAACACGCAACTGGAAACGCAACGAGGGCTCGTCTGGGAGCGTGATCGGCTGCAGGCGATCCTCAGCGCGATGGTCGAGGGCGTCTTGGTGATTGACCTCGCTGGAGTTGTGTTGCGGGCCAACGACCGGGTGCAGACCTTGCTTGAACTGCCCCAGGAAACAAACCCTCTGGGGATGTCGATCTGGGATCTGACGCGAGATATCGAGCTTCATCGGATTGTCCGCGATGCCATGGGTGCAGGTCGCTCGGCGAGTGGCGAGTTCGATCTGATCGGTGACGTCGCACGCCGGCTGGGTCTTACGGTTGGTCCAACGGCGGACGGTACCGCCTGGGTTCTGGTTTTTCACGATATGACCGAGCAGCGGCGGCTGGAAATGGTTCGAACTGACTTTGTGGCGAATGTCTCCCACGAACTCCAAACTCCCTTGACCGCGATCAAGGGGTTCGCAGAGACACTCCTTTCCTCGGAACTTACAGATCCTCAACAAGTTCGCCGTTATCTGTCCATTATCAATCGCAATAGCGAGCGAGTTGGCCTCCTCATCCGGGACTTGCTGGTAATCAGTGATCTCGAACTCGGCCGCGTTCCGTTGGCCCTGGCGAGCATCGAATTGGCGCCGGTGATCGAGGAGGTTGTCGAGCTTCTGGAAGAGGCTGCTCGAGCCAAGAACGTGACAATCGAGGTCGTCGCGGGAGCCGATGGTTGGATTATGGGCGATCACGACCGGTTGGTGCAGGTTTTTCTGAATCTGATCGATAACGCCATCAAATACACCCCCTCGGATGGTGAAATTCGTGTCGAGTGGAAGCCTCGCAAAGAATTTTTGTCGATCAGCGTCGCGGATAGCGGTATCGGGATCCCCGAATCCGATCTACCTCGGCTTGCCGAGCGGTTCTACCGGGTCGACAAAGCGCGCTCGCGGGAGGCTGGCGGGACTGGGCTGGGCCTTTCGATCGTCCGCCATATTGTACTGGCCCATGACGGGACGTTGGAATTTTCCAGCCGCGTGGGAGTTGGAACGAAGGTCATGATCTCCTTACCCCGTGCCACCAATGCCTGAAGAGACTGCTTAGCCCGATGCTCCCGGGCGATGCCGACTTGCGAGGCCGAGGTAGAGAAGTTTCTTTCGCAGCGTGTTTCGATTGATCCCGAGGATCTGCGCCGCATGGACCTGATTCCCACCGGTTCGCTCCAATGTGGTTTCGAGGAGAGGCTTCTCCATTTCGGCAAGGAGTGCGTCGTAAAGTTCGCGTGGATCTGCGGGAACAGCTGTGTCGAAGCGGGCCTGCACCTCGCCTCGGACAACGTCCTGCAGAGACCCCGCGGCCAGCGCTCTGTCGGGTTCTTCGCGGGGGCTTAGTGCGAAATCTTCTGGCATGAGTGTCTCGTCCGGGGCGACGACTGCCGCGCGAACCAACGCGTTCTCGAGTTCCCGGACATTGCCAGGCCAATTGTAGTCGAGCAGCATCTTCTCGGCCGAACGCGCGATGCCGGTTTTCGTTGTGCCGAGGTCCCGATTGATCTTAGCGAGAAAGTGCCGGAT encodes:
- a CDS encoding c-type cytochrome → MARRDLNLEDEKRSYAGLWLLCAALLVVGAIWALLDDTTLRRPWKQVQNEFFALEKGRQIKALEAEEASLGGNETYQELQANLTKAQDALKEPSTAAEIAALEAKLPGLGLDNRDADIRVRFIKSELEVAKFKYDHAIQEGGDVGAAREHRDELSRQKETLEAAFAESQADVAAVEGEIAKLRAPVTAAQKELDTVASERDAIQVKLDGMKSVIGILETDRIPTIHQIVLPDFDVNNFEQPVGRVDRCVTCHIGIDRAGFEDVGQPLATHPDRSLYIGKHPSNQFACTPCHDGQGVALNSVEQAHGDVAFWLQPLLRGPQQQSRCIDCHREVVDLEGAGNIAKGEQLFEQLGCHGCHLVAGYEELDKVGPSLARVSAKVDPQWLVDWIQNPQAFRPRTKMPNYMFSDEEATAVAAYVWTSSQEDGAEWEARQVSDTGVDASNPELVAEGELVFNQVGCRGCHAVGEEQVSRSLGVDKDWAPNLSRVAMKTNGEFLYAWVKNPKGYNAHTRMPSLRLSDQEARAVSSYLLSISPTMEPDPETVTVAMLEDPERAEQGKALIRKYGCAGCHTINGMENESRIGVELSAFAAKGIEELFFGNAKGIDHNWNAWTYGKLENPRVYATEHVEGIMPNFHLSHEDIINLRVWLLSRNDRQPPMSYRQPGYDGRWAKVQKGRRLVDKYNCQGCHEIDGKGGYINALYEDNPTEAPPILYNEGGKVQPEWLYGFLQNPALQPLRFWLKVRMPTFPLSADDTTSIVEYFTAKSELENPYFFWDPKVDSTPELLHNGDLLMSEEYFSCWSCHVMGDKTPGGPMEYWAPNLAYAHERLNPDWIIRWIEDPQSEMPGTKMPAFYPGGPEDIFDGDEAKQIVAMRDWIMSLDYMSGNAAAGDEMVQEP
- a CDS encoding cytochrome C — its product is MATTTKPPATGGRVEVTLKKAFGPGDDKVHTWPHLIRAEFLCGLLVTIFMMVWALSIDAPLEEPANPARTPNPSKAPWYFLGLQEILVFFDPWHAGVVLPSLIIVGLMVIPYIDINPAGNGYYVWESRKWELLTFFFGFHILWVSLIVIGTLLRGPGWNWFWPWERWDPHLVEALTSVNFPYLLGIRDYFWSAIFGLVSVILFFTVGTAAMYAWCVWLKGKEFMVRWGMPRFLITSFLFLNMMGTLVKMLMRHLFNIQYVMETPWINI
- the pstB gene encoding phosphate ABC transporter ATP-binding protein PstB; translation: MRAEAVDFYYGETQALSEVSLEIPDRHVLALIGPSGCGKSTFLRTLNRMNDLVPGARLEGKVLLDDRDIYERSVDVVDLRRRVGMVFQRSNPFPKSIYENVAYGPRIHGVSNRTELDGIVEDTLRRAALWDEVQTRLHTSALSLSGGQQQRLCIARALAVQPDVLLMDEPASALDPLATAKIEELVHELKADYTIVIVTHNMQQAARVSDTTAYFYLGKLIEVGETSAIFTNPVKKETEDYITGRFG
- a CDS encoding response regulator transcription factor encodes the protein MNPAPVLIIEDEPDIRELLTITLEEEKFEVLAAGTGEQGLKMARSGRPSLVILDLMLPNVSGLDICRQLRSEPDFSNIPILMLTAKGTETDKVVGLELGADDYVTKPFSPRELVARVKALLRRSQSGSASSKSPALYEKCGIKIDFDTYDVRIRGQRVELSLREFELLGFLVTHPNRAYNRAQLLDLVWGSETYVEPRTVDVHIRRLRRHVEENDSSPSRILTVRGVGYLFDDRADSAAG
- the phoU gene encoding phosphate signaling complex protein PhoU, translated to MAQHTDQRYEEELGTLRQHILEMGGLVERQIGDASNSLATADRVLAERTIERDHEVNRYDVEIDDECLRLLALHQPAAGDLRFITTALKITTDLERIGDMAVNICERTIDLSGSGFELLVDLPRMSTLVQKALRGSLDAFVRGDPEFALQVCQEDDEIDDLHAAMFREVLDKIRDDSNLVVPGLAQLFVSKYLERIADHATNIAEMVIFMVKGKSIRHIALPDSI
- a CDS encoding ATP-binding protein, with translation MLLRLAIGFLLGIIGGTVWPGPAEQKIILALLVGLACQIPSGRRQREKLSALQNWAEAARVGNFKSPPLSAATPDAIDRLGRTLDTVLNTQLETQRGLVWERDRLQAILSAMVEGVLVIDLAGVVLRANDRVQTLLELPQETNPLGMSIWDLTRDIELHRIVRDAMGAGRSASGEFDLIGDVARRLGLTVGPTADGTAWVLVFHDMTEQRRLEMVRTDFVANVSHELQTPLTAIKGFAETLLSSELTDPQQVRRYLSIINRNSERVGLLIRDLLVISDLELGRVPLALASIELAPVIEEVVELLEEAARAKNVTIEVVAGADGWIMGDHDRLVQVFLNLIDNAIKYTPSDGEIRVEWKPRKEFLSISVADSGIGIPESDLPRLAERFYRVDKARSREAGGTGLGLSIVRHIVLAHDGTLEFSSRVGVGTKVMISLPRATNA